In Nicotiana tabacum cultivar K326 chromosome 17, ASM71507v2, whole genome shotgun sequence, one DNA window encodes the following:
- the LOC142172089 gene encoding putative expansin-B14: protein MAANFPHGLFLWIFVAFCSCLFRFSSCQPSGYSQAVATFYINPTSPGSGGACGLENDVASAPYNAMITAGNQALFKQGAGCGACYQNPHCSGNPITLTLTDECPGACNNDPVHFDISGIAFEKLAKSGEASQLYNAGRISIFYRRVACNYNTNIIFKVDKGSNPNFFAVTSEAVDGDGDLSLVEIQTSNSSWVPMQRMIGATWSVDMQPNTQKPPFSLRLTSEIKKSVTAPNVIPNGWQPRSIYKSNVNFPNKL, encoded by the exons ATGGCTGCAAATTTTCCTCATGGTCTTTTCCTTTGGATTTTTGTAGCTTTTTGCTCGTGTTTGTTTAGATTTTCCTCTTGCCAACCAAGTGGTTATTCACAAGCTGTTGCAACATTTTATATAAATCCTACTAGTCCCGGGAGTG GTGGAGCATGTGGGCTCGAAAATGACGTAGCAAGCGCTCCCTACAATGCAATGATCACGGCCGGAAATCAAGCGCTTTTTAAGCAAGGTGCTGGATGTGGTGCATGCTACCAG aatccgCATTGTTCAGGGAATCCAATAACATTAACCCTTACAGATGAGTGCCCAGGAGCATGCAATAATGATCCGGTTCACTTTGATATAAGTGGAATTGCCTTTGAAAAATTGGCAAAGTCTGGCGAAGCTTCACAATTATATAATGCAGGAAGAATCTCGATTTTTTACCGAAG GGTAGCATGCAATTACaatacaaatattatatttaaggTGGACAAAGGTTCCAATCCTAATTTTTTCGCAGTTACATCTGAAGCAGTAGATGGGGATGGGGACCTTTCTTTAGTTGAAATCCAAACAAGCAATTCAAGTTGGGTACCAATGCAACGAATGATTGGCGCAACTTGGAGTGTTGACATGCAACCAAACACACAGAAACCTCCTTTTTCCCTTAGACTTACTTCAGAAATAAAGAAGAGTGTCACTGCCCCAAATGTCATTCCAAACGGTTGGCAACCAAGATCAATTTACAAATCAAATGTTAATTTCCCCAATAAACTATAG